One stretch of Siphonobacter curvatus DNA includes these proteins:
- the hemH gene encoding ferrochelatase, which yields MQVLEVTSVPTTQKLKTGILLVNLGTPDSPSVPDVRKYLREFLMDGRVIDIPTPNRWALVNLIIAPFRAPKSAKVYQELWEERGSPLKFYGEDVKALLQQRLGSDYVVELAMRYQNPSIQAGLDSFQKAGLRKIIVIPFFPQYASATTGSVYEKVMDIVGKWQVIPEISFTNTFFDHPKFVEFFAGAARKYMQEREYDFFLFSYHGVPERQILKGDATGTTCQLNNCCDRLHSGNQYCYRAQCFATTRLLVQELGLKEGTYATSFQSRLGKTPWIQPYTEDMVVKLAKEGKKNVLAFSPAFVADCLETTIEVGEEYKEVFEKNGGQHWQLVESLNNSPQYIDLLADLVEKQV from the coding sequence ATGCAAGTGTTAGAAGTAACGTCCGTCCCCACTACTCAGAAACTTAAAACCGGTATCCTGCTGGTCAACTTGGGCACGCCCGATAGTCCCAGCGTACCCGACGTGAGGAAATACCTGCGTGAGTTTTTGATGGATGGCCGGGTTATTGATATTCCTACTCCCAATCGCTGGGCTTTAGTCAATTTGATCATTGCCCCCTTTCGGGCACCGAAGTCGGCTAAAGTGTACCAGGAATTATGGGAAGAACGGGGTTCACCGCTGAAGTTCTACGGCGAAGATGTGAAAGCCCTCTTGCAGCAACGACTTGGCTCTGATTACGTGGTCGAACTGGCCATGCGGTACCAAAACCCCAGCATTCAGGCCGGACTGGATTCTTTTCAGAAAGCGGGTTTACGCAAAATTATCGTCATTCCCTTTTTCCCACAGTACGCCTCCGCCACCACGGGTTCGGTGTACGAAAAAGTGATGGACATTGTGGGTAAATGGCAGGTGATTCCGGAAATTTCATTTACCAATACGTTCTTCGATCACCCGAAATTCGTCGAGTTTTTTGCCGGAGCCGCTCGAAAGTACATGCAGGAACGGGAATATGATTTCTTCCTGTTCAGCTACCACGGCGTACCGGAGCGGCAGATCCTGAAAGGAGATGCGACGGGTACGACCTGCCAGTTGAATAACTGCTGCGACCGTCTTCATTCCGGTAATCAATACTGTTACCGGGCTCAGTGCTTTGCTACAACGCGATTGCTGGTGCAGGAACTGGGACTGAAAGAAGGCACCTACGCGACCAGCTTCCAGAGCCGCCTGGGCAAAACGCCCTGGATTCAGCCGTATACGGAAGATATGGTCGTGAAACTGGCGAAAGAAGGGAAGAAAAATGTATTGGCTTTTAGCCCCGCATTCGTAGCCGACTGTCTGGAAACGACGATTGAAGTCGGTGAAGAATACAAAGAAGTTTTCGAGAAAAACGGCGGTCAGCACTGGCAACTGGTGGAAAGTCTTAATAACAGCCCCCAGTACATTGATTTGCTCGCCGATTTAGTCGAAAAACAAGTTTAA
- a CDS encoding catalase: protein MEQNKLTTASGRPYAEHENSQSVGPRGPLLLQDYILHEKMAHFNRERIPERVVHAKGSGAFGTFTVTNDITKYTRAKLFSEIGKQTHLFLRFSTVGGEKGSADTERDPRGFALKFYTEDGNWDLVGNNTPVFFIKDPKKFSDFIHTQKRDPYTNMKSATMMWDFWSLNPESLHQVMILMSDRGTPYGYRHMHGFGSHTFSFINQENERFYVKFHFITQQGIKNFTAAEADAMKSKDMDFAQRDLLEHIDKGDFPKWKMMVQIMPEAESKTYHWNPFDLTKVWPHADYPLIEVGEIELNQNPNNYFQDVEQAAFAPAHVIDGIGYSPDKMLQGRLLSYPDAQRYRLGGNYEQIPVNRCPYATNNYQRDGQMRVDGNGGRNPNYFPNSFDNTVADQSYREPAWELDSNVADWYDRNAEGENDHYTQPGNLYRNVLNEEQKAHLVETIIGALGGVDGPRRDEIINRQLCHFFRADIGLGMRIAQGLGVNVEAAMPRKHETA, encoded by the coding sequence ATGGAACAAAACAAGCTGACTACCGCATCCGGCCGTCCTTACGCCGAACACGAAAATAGCCAAAGTGTAGGCCCTCGTGGCCCGCTATTGTTGCAGGATTACATTCTGCATGAGAAAATGGCCCACTTCAATCGGGAGCGTATTCCCGAACGCGTGGTACACGCCAAAGGCTCCGGAGCATTTGGTACCTTCACCGTTACAAACGACATTACAAAATATACCCGGGCCAAGCTGTTCAGTGAAATCGGCAAGCAAACGCATTTGTTTTTGCGTTTCTCGACCGTAGGCGGCGAAAAAGGCTCGGCCGATACCGAACGCGATCCGCGTGGCTTTGCCCTGAAATTCTATACCGAAGATGGCAACTGGGATTTAGTCGGTAATAATACGCCCGTATTCTTCATCAAGGATCCCAAGAAATTCAGCGATTTCATTCATACGCAGAAACGCGATCCGTACACCAACATGAAATCGGCCACGATGATGTGGGATTTCTGGTCGCTTAATCCGGAGTCGTTGCATCAGGTGATGATCCTGATGTCCGATCGCGGAACGCCTTACGGATACCGCCACATGCACGGCTTTGGTAGCCATACGTTTTCGTTCATCAACCAGGAGAATGAGCGTTTCTACGTCAAATTCCACTTCATCACGCAGCAGGGCATCAAAAACTTCACGGCGGCCGAAGCGGATGCCATGAAGTCAAAGGATATGGATTTTGCCCAGCGTGATTTGCTCGAACACATCGACAAAGGTGATTTCCCGAAGTGGAAAATGATGGTACAAATCATGCCCGAAGCGGAATCGAAAACGTACCACTGGAATCCCTTTGATCTAACGAAAGTATGGCCTCACGCCGATTACCCACTCATTGAAGTCGGTGAAATTGAACTGAACCAAAACCCTAATAATTACTTCCAGGACGTAGAACAGGCCGCTTTTGCTCCTGCTCACGTGATTGACGGTATCGGTTATTCGCCCGACAAAATGTTACAGGGTCGTTTGCTTTCGTACCCGGACGCTCAGCGGTACCGTTTAGGTGGTAACTACGAGCAAATTCCGGTCAACCGTTGTCCCTACGCCACCAACAATTACCAACGCGATGGTCAGATGCGGGTGGATGGTAATGGTGGACGTAACCCCAACTACTTCCCTAATTCGTTTGATAATACTGTTGCTGATCAATCCTACCGCGAACCCGCCTGGGAACTGGATTCCAACGTAGCTGACTGGTACGACCGCAACGCCGAAGGTGAAAACGATCATTATACACAGCCGGGCAACCTGTACCGCAACGTACTGAACGAGGAGCAGAAAGCTCATTTGGTAGAAACGATTATCGGTGCCCTCGGTGGTGTAGATGGTCCTCGTCGGGACGAAATCATCAACCGCCAGTTGTGCCATTTCTTCCGGGCCGACATTGGGCTGGGTATGCGGATTGCTCAGGGTCTGGGCGTAAACGTAGAAGCTGCCATGCCCCGTAAGCACGAGACGGCGTAG
- the msrB gene encoding peptide-methionine (R)-S-oxide reductase MsrB — protein sequence MKRRRVIKGLAAMPLWFITDRQDPVKRYPVEKTEAEWKRLLTPEQYFVTRQKGTERAFSGKYWNNREKGTYLCVCCGAELFKTDAQFDTGSGWPTFSRGINPRNLEESTDTSYGLVRKGIACSRCGAHLGHLTNDGPAPGKSKYTINSAALTFEKGR from the coding sequence ATGAAAAGACGACGTGTGATTAAGGGTTTAGCAGCCATGCCGCTGTGGTTCATTACGGATAGACAGGATCCCGTCAAACGGTATCCGGTGGAGAAAACGGAAGCGGAGTGGAAACGTTTACTAACCCCAGAGCAATATTTTGTAACCCGCCAGAAAGGTACAGAACGAGCCTTTTCGGGGAAGTACTGGAACAACCGGGAGAAAGGTACCTACCTCTGCGTATGCTGTGGGGCCGAGCTCTTCAAGACCGACGCTCAGTTTGATACCGGAAGCGGTTGGCCCACGTTCTCCCGGGGCATAAATCCGCGTAATCTGGAAGAGAGCACCGATACGAGTTACGGACTAGTACGTAAAGGCATAGCCTGTAGTCGCTGCGGAGCTCACCTGGGCCATTTGACGAACGACGGTCCAGCTCCGGGAAAGTCTAAGTACACCATTAATTCAGCAGCATTAACCTTCGAAAAGGGTAGATAA
- a CDS encoding RNA polymerase sigma factor, which produces MDHLPDLIQACLQHDRIAQRKLYDRYKKPMYSLAYRMTGDFDTAQDVLQEAFIDMFRHLSDFRGEATFGRWFKTIVIRKAYRHIENRKLWSTEIPEELVSDTGYAGVEAAHLEKALLSLPEGCRTVFLMIEVEGYSHREVAEVLGVTEGTSKSQLHAAKQKLRKLLQSPALLS; this is translated from the coding sequence ATGGACCACCTTCCTGACCTGATTCAAGCCTGTCTCCAGCACGATCGCATCGCTCAGCGGAAGTTGTACGATCGGTATAAGAAACCTATGTACTCGCTGGCGTACCGCATGACGGGCGACTTTGATACGGCTCAGGATGTGTTACAGGAAGCATTCATCGACATGTTTCGACATTTGTCGGATTTTCGGGGCGAGGCAACGTTTGGTCGCTGGTTCAAGACAATCGTGATTCGAAAAGCCTACCGACACATCGAAAACCGCAAGCTCTGGAGTACGGAAATTCCGGAAGAACTGGTATCCGATACAGGGTACGCAGGCGTTGAGGCCGCTCACCTCGAAAAGGCTCTGCTGAGTTTACCGGAAGGTTGCCGAACCGTGTTTCTGATGATTGAAGTGGAGGGCTACTCGCACCGTGAAGTGGCGGAGGTGCTGGGCGTGACGGAAGGTACTTCCAAATCACAACTACACGCGGCCAAGCAGAAATTACGGAAACTATTACAATCACCCGCCTTACTCAGTTAA
- a CDS encoding cysteine desulfurase family protein, translating to MNRPIYLDYNATTPVDSRVLETMLPWFTEQFGNAASRTHLYGWEAAEAVEIARRQVARILGATEKEIVFTSGATESNNLALTGVFEASSKKHFITVQTEHKAILDVCAYLEKLGGEVTYLAPDTDGLITPQQVSDALRPDTALVSVMWANNETGVIQPIRELARICNERGVLFHSDATQAVGKLPVSVEGIDLLSLSAHKLYGPKGIGALYVRKGTPLNIQMHGGGHERGRRSGTLNVPGIVGLGKAAELAQQTLTQEAERLAALRDQLETQLLQQIPGTRVNGSRISRLPQVSNLAFEAVDGEALLINLTRIAVSNGSACTSASVLPSHVLKAMDLSDDLAHASVRFSLGRYTTEENIAEAISHVVAMVAKTRTDFLVM from the coding sequence ATGAACCGTCCGATTTACCTCGACTACAATGCGACTACGCCCGTTGATTCCCGGGTGCTGGAAACGATGCTTCCCTGGTTCACCGAGCAGTTTGGTAACGCTGCTAGCCGTACGCACCTCTACGGTTGGGAAGCCGCCGAAGCCGTCGAAATTGCCCGGCGGCAGGTAGCCCGCATTCTGGGTGCTACGGAAAAGGAAATCGTCTTCACGAGCGGAGCTACCGAATCCAACAATCTGGCCCTGACGGGCGTATTCGAGGCCTCTTCAAAGAAACATTTCATTACGGTACAAACCGAACACAAGGCAATACTGGATGTCTGTGCGTATCTGGAAAAATTAGGTGGCGAAGTAACGTACCTCGCTCCGGATACTGACGGACTCATTACGCCACAGCAAGTCTCCGATGCCCTACGCCCCGACACCGCTCTGGTATCGGTTATGTGGGCCAACAATGAAACGGGGGTTATTCAGCCCATCCGCGAGCTGGCCCGTATCTGTAACGAACGTGGCGTACTCTTTCATAGCGATGCGACGCAGGCCGTGGGTAAACTACCCGTATCGGTTGAAGGCATTGATTTACTCAGTCTGTCGGCTCATAAATTGTACGGTCCCAAAGGTATCGGGGCCTTATACGTTCGGAAAGGTACACCCCTGAATATTCAGATGCACGGTGGTGGACACGAACGGGGCCGCCGCTCCGGTACACTAAACGTACCGGGCATTGTCGGCCTGGGTAAAGCCGCTGAACTGGCTCAGCAGACGCTAACCCAGGAAGCGGAACGACTGGCCGCCTTACGGGATCAGCTCGAAACGCAACTGCTCCAACAAATTCCGGGTACACGGGTGAACGGTTCCCGCATTTCCCGTCTGCCTCAGGTAAGCAATCTGGCTTTTGAAGCAGTCGATGGCGAAGCGTTGTTGATTAATCTGACCCGCATCGCCGTATCGAATGGTTCGGCCTGTACCTCGGCTTCGGTGCTTCCCTCCCACGTACTGAAAGCCATGGATTTGAGTGATGACCTGGCTCACGCCTCCGTTCGGTTTAGTCTAGGACGCTATACTACTGAAGAAAACATTGCCGAAGCCATTTCGCACGTGGTAGCGATGGTCGCTAAAACTCGAACGGATTTTCTGGTGATGTAA
- a CDS encoding Ppx/GppA phosphatase family protein, producing the protein MTRLAIIDLGTNTFQLLIAETQAAGFTILHDSSMPAKIGEGGISDGKITEAAMDRAVGVLREFCQITNQYDIAPEKIVALGTSAVRNATNQEEFCERVLNTTGITVTIVPGEEEASLIYEGVKAGTVLSEQTSLIVDIGGGSVEFILCNAKKVFWKQSFEIGGQRLMDRFQQADPILPDSISKLYEYLEQQLVPLTNAVHQYEPKEIIGSAGTFETLIDIESMRSTGHWPDPEQVSFELPMASFIDSYEKFLTLDRDARLQIPGMKEYRVDMIVVASCLIAFLLRKYQLKQIRVSLYAMKEGMLSRMSQGQ; encoded by the coding sequence ATGACTCGTCTTGCCATTATTGATCTGGGTACCAATACCTTTCAACTGCTGATTGCCGAAACGCAGGCGGCCGGTTTTACTATTTTGCATGACTCCAGCATGCCCGCCAAAATTGGCGAAGGTGGTATTTCTGATGGAAAAATTACCGAAGCCGCGATGGATCGGGCCGTCGGTGTACTGCGGGAGTTTTGTCAAATTACCAACCAGTACGACATCGCTCCCGAAAAGATCGTAGCCCTGGGTACGAGTGCTGTTCGCAATGCCACCAATCAGGAAGAATTTTGCGAACGTGTTCTGAATACTACGGGTATTACCGTAACCATTGTACCGGGCGAAGAGGAAGCCAGTCTGATTTACGAAGGGGTGAAGGCCGGTACCGTACTGAGCGAGCAAACTTCCCTGATAGTGGATATTGGCGGAGGCAGCGTCGAATTCATTCTTTGTAACGCCAAAAAAGTTTTCTGGAAACAGAGCTTCGAAATTGGTGGACAGCGACTGATGGACCGTTTTCAGCAAGCCGACCCCATTCTGCCCGATTCAATCAGTAAACTTTACGAATACCTGGAGCAACAGCTAGTACCCCTTACCAACGCGGTGCACCAGTACGAACCGAAAGAAATCATTGGTTCAGCGGGGACGTTTGAAACGTTGATTGATATAGAATCCATGCGGAGTACGGGTCATTGGCCGGATCCAGAACAGGTAAGTTTTGAGTTGCCCATGGCTTCATTCATCGACTCGTACGAAAAATTTCTGACGCTTGATCGGGACGCTCGTTTGCAGATTCCTGGGATGAAAGAATACCGCGTAGACATGATTGTAGTGGCGTCCTGTTTGATTGCTTTTCTTTTACGCAAGTACCAACTCAAACAAATTCGGGTTTCGCTGTACGCTATGAAAGAGGGCATGTTGTCACGAATGAGCCAGGGGCAGTAA
- the asnS gene encoding asparagine--tRNA ligase, which translates to MKYQIKDYLRHHGFVDQTLTVQGWVRTKRESKNVNFIALNDGSTINNLQVVAEAGVIPEDILKLVTTGAAIAATGILVDSQGAGQTVELKVTSIEVYGTADPDAYPLQPKRHSLEFLREIAHLRPRTNTFSAVFRVRHALAFAVHKFFSDNGFFYWNSPIITGSDAEGAGEMFRVSTLDPKNPPLNEDGSINYKEDFFGKETNLTVSGQLEGELAALALGKIYTFGPTFRAENSNTTRHLAEFWMIEPEMAFFDLYDNMDLAEDFVQYVIKYALDNCVEDLAFLEKRLLEEEKNKPQNERSPMPLLEKLQFVIDNDFERLTYTQAIEILLQSKPHKEKKFQYPVEWGIDLQSEHERYLVEKHFKKPVILTHYPRAIKAFYMKQEVDRPEDKGPTVRAMDVLFPGIGEMIGGSQREDNLEKLVARMKEVGIEPESMDWFLDTRRFGSAPHSGFGLGFERLIQFVTGMGNIRDVIPFPRYPKSAEF; encoded by the coding sequence ATGAAATATCAAATTAAAGATTACCTCCGTCACCACGGTTTTGTGGATCAGACGCTTACGGTTCAGGGATGGGTTCGCACCAAACGGGAAAGCAAGAATGTCAATTTTATTGCTCTGAACGACGGCTCGACCATTAATAACCTGCAGGTCGTAGCGGAGGCGGGCGTGATTCCGGAAGATATTCTTAAACTCGTAACCACGGGTGCCGCCATTGCTGCTACGGGTATTCTCGTCGATTCGCAGGGAGCGGGCCAGACGGTAGAATTGAAAGTTACGTCCATCGAGGTATACGGTACCGCTGATCCGGACGCGTACCCGCTGCAACCTAAACGCCACTCGCTGGAATTTTTGCGGGAAATTGCTCATTTACGGCCCCGTACCAATACGTTTTCGGCGGTATTCCGTGTGCGTCATGCCCTGGCTTTTGCGGTACATAAGTTTTTTAGCGATAACGGATTTTTCTACTGGAACTCCCCCATCATTACGGGTTCTGACGCCGAAGGTGCCGGTGAAATGTTCCGCGTATCAACGCTTGACCCCAAGAATCCACCCCTGAACGAGGACGGTTCGATCAACTATAAAGAAGATTTCTTCGGCAAAGAGACTAATCTGACGGTATCCGGTCAATTGGAAGGCGAGCTGGCCGCTCTGGCTCTGGGTAAAATTTATACGTTTGGACCAACCTTCCGGGCCGAAAACTCCAACACGACACGTCACCTGGCGGAGTTCTGGATGATTGAGCCCGAAATGGCCTTCTTCGATCTGTACGATAACATGGATCTGGCGGAAGATTTCGTTCAGTACGTGATCAAGTACGCCCTCGATAACTGTGTCGAAGATCTGGCTTTTCTGGAAAAACGTTTACTCGAAGAAGAGAAAAACAAACCCCAGAACGAGCGTAGCCCCATGCCCTTGCTGGAAAAACTCCAGTTTGTCATCGATAACGATTTCGAGCGTCTGACGTATACGCAGGCCATCGAGATCCTGCTTCAGTCAAAACCGCACAAGGAGAAGAAATTCCAATATCCGGTGGAATGGGGCATCGACCTGCAAAGCGAGCACGAGCGTTATCTCGTCGAAAAACACTTCAAAAAACCGGTAATCCTGACGCACTACCCCCGGGCAATCAAGGCCTTCTACATGAAGCAGGAAGTGGATCGTCCGGAAGACAAAGGACCTACGGTACGGGCCATGGACGTATTGTTCCCCGGTATCGGCGAGATGATCGGCGGTAGCCAGCGGGAAGACAACCTGGAAAAACTCGTAGCCCGGATGAAAGAAGTCGGTATTGAACCCGAAAGCATGGACTGGTTCCTGGATACGCGTCGTTTCGGCTCGGCTCCGCACTCGGGCTTTGGTCTGGGCTTCGAGCGGCTGATTCAGTTCGTAACGGGTATGGGTAACATTCGGGATGTGATTCCCTTCCCCCGGTATCCGAAATCAGCTGAGTTTTAG
- a CDS encoding DUF4097 family beta strand repeat-containing protein has translation MKLRRLLGLIGLLAWHAQGQTTLQVATRTIEQHYESIRNLTITGERADIDIRVWDKETIQINVNLSARHPDRAVARKELESLQFTGEKSGKRLFLRNFLIAPASGKLTSSFKTSMVIWLPAKCPLVVKQNFGSLKVTGLQADFQASTEFSKISLKAIQGEVQLESHYGDLEASNLSGKVRLNTEYTNLKLSDVQGSCTVRSQGGEAEIRADRQLVKLEVKAQKTNIRLLNLEQTPFTYQLQAEYGQIELPRNANFTWQTNTPTLRKVVLHARKGGLIDVQTTFATISLH, from the coding sequence ATGAAATTAAGGCGATTACTAGGATTGATCGGACTCCTGGCCTGGCATGCTCAGGGGCAGACCACGCTTCAGGTAGCGACCCGAACGATTGAACAGCATTACGAATCCATTCGCAATCTGACGATTACGGGCGAACGGGCCGATATTGACATTCGGGTTTGGGACAAGGAAACGATTCAAATCAACGTGAATCTTTCGGCTCGGCATCCCGACCGGGCGGTAGCTCGTAAGGAACTCGAATCGCTTCAGTTTACGGGTGAAAAATCCGGGAAGCGACTGTTTTTGAGAAACTTCTTGATTGCACCAGCTTCCGGTAAACTGACCTCTTCGTTCAAAACTAGTATGGTCATTTGGTTGCCCGCCAAGTGTCCGCTAGTGGTGAAACAAAACTTTGGTTCATTGAAAGTTACTGGGTTACAGGCTGATTTTCAGGCTAGTACAGAATTCTCTAAAATAAGTCTGAAAGCCATACAGGGAGAGGTACAACTGGAAAGCCACTACGGTGATCTGGAAGCCAGTAATCTGTCGGGGAAAGTCAGACTGAATACGGAGTATACCAATCTGAAACTAAGCGATGTCCAGGGAAGCTGTACCGTTCGTTCGCAGGGTGGGGAAGCCGAAATACGGGCCGATCGACAACTGGTAAAGCTCGAAGTGAAAGCTCAGAAAACGAACATCCGCTTACTGAATCTCGAACAAACGCCTTTTACTTATCAATTGCAGGCCGAATACGGTCAGATTGAATTACCCCGTAACGCCAACTTTACCTGGCAAACCAATACACCTACGTTACGCAAAGTGGTTTTACACGCCCGCAAAGGAGGACTTATTGATGTTCAAACCACTTTCGCCACGATCAGCCTCCATTAA
- a CDS encoding phosphatase PAP2 family protein, which yields MKTGLARFLSFVLHPLLIPTVLCGILFYTAPFTVANLESFNGQETIDFFGVKLSFRFGLLLLVFFFTFLIPGYLLYVLYRLRVIRSLTMERLEDRRGPYLIIVLLYTLFSFASLRYLVLLPQLTVVMASITFSVSCVSFISLYWQISAHATGMGGVIGGLIALTARFGTTSLLAPLVVFILLTGLVMSARLQLNAHTPRQILAGLLLGAFICGTTFYTFWQLDLV from the coding sequence TTGAAGACAGGTCTGGCCCGCTTTCTATCGTTTGTACTGCATCCGCTACTCATTCCGACCGTATTGTGTGGAATCCTCTTTTATACGGCACCCTTCACGGTCGCCAATCTGGAAAGTTTTAATGGGCAGGAAACCATCGACTTTTTTGGCGTAAAGCTCAGTTTCAGGTTTGGGCTGTTGCTACTGGTGTTTTTCTTTACGTTCCTGATTCCCGGGTATTTGCTGTACGTCTTATATCGGTTACGAGTGATTCGTAGCCTAACGATGGAGCGGCTCGAAGATCGCCGAGGCCCGTACCTGATTATTGTTCTGCTGTATACGCTCTTTTCCTTTGCTTCCTTGCGGTACCTGGTTTTGCTGCCTCAACTGACGGTGGTGATGGCCAGTATCACCTTTTCCGTTTCCTGCGTATCATTCATCAGTCTATACTGGCAGATTTCCGCTCATGCTACCGGAATGGGTGGAGTCATTGGAGGACTGATTGCCCTGACGGCTCGTTTCGGTACGACCTCTTTATTGGCCCCGCTAGTCGTATTTATTTTATTGACGGGCTTGGTAATGAGTGCTCGCCTGCAGCTCAATGCTCATACCCCCCGGCAAATTCTGGCGGGCTTATTGCTGGGCGCGTTCATCTGTGGCACTACCTTCTACACCTTCTGGCAGCTCGATCTGGTCTAA
- a CDS encoding complex I subunit 1/NuoH family protein yields MLPALLICLALTLATVVVGVYAERKISGFIQDRLGPTEVGPYGLLQLFADLLKLLQKEDIVPKLADRWLYLVAPCLIYLAAYLGYAVLPLSPDWIGSATSVGVFWLLAIVSLDVLGILMAGWASNNKYSLFGAIRSVAQIVSYEIPLGLSILCVVMINQSLDLQEMSFQQGIYSPEPVYFLGIKSWGMDVTTNGGFLSWNIFRMPLFFVVFIIYFIASLAECNRAPFDLPEAESELVGGFHTEYSGFRWALVFLSEYAMMMLVSMLGAVLFLGSWNTPLPNIGPVRLADWTSGQPGTFWGNCTGMFWILAKAAVLILVQIWVRWTYPRLRVDQLMYLGWKVLTPAALILVVLSGIWRLWMVS; encoded by the coding sequence TTGCTTCCTGCATTACTGATCTGTCTTGCCCTTACTCTGGCTACGGTAGTCGTGGGCGTATACGCCGAGCGTAAAATTTCCGGCTTCATTCAGGACCGGCTTGGCCCCACCGAAGTAGGTCCCTACGGATTGCTGCAATTATTCGCTGATTTGCTGAAGCTTTTACAGAAAGAAGATATTGTTCCGAAACTGGCCGATCGCTGGCTGTATCTGGTAGCTCCCTGCCTGATTTACCTGGCTGCGTATTTGGGCTACGCGGTATTGCCGCTCAGTCCCGATTGGATTGGCTCAGCTACATCGGTGGGTGTTTTCTGGTTACTGGCCATCGTTTCCCTGGATGTATTGGGTATTCTGATGGCGGGCTGGGCTTCTAACAATAAGTATTCTTTATTCGGAGCCATTCGTTCGGTTGCTCAGATTGTCAGCTACGAAATTCCGCTGGGTTTATCCATCCTCTGCGTGGTCATGATTAATCAGAGTCTGGACTTACAGGAAATGAGTTTTCAACAAGGCATTTATTCCCCCGAACCCGTATATTTTCTGGGGATTAAAAGCTGGGGAATGGACGTAACCACCAACGGTGGCTTCCTGAGCTGGAACATATTCCGGATGCCTTTATTCTTCGTTGTTTTCATCATTTATTTCATTGCTTCACTGGCCGAATGTAACCGGGCTCCCTTCGATTTACCCGAAGCGGAATCGGAACTTGTGGGCGGTTTCCACACGGAATATTCCGGTTTTCGCTGGGCACTGGTTTTCCTGAGTGAGTACGCCATGATGATGCTGGTGAGTATGCTGGGAGCCGTGCTGTTTCTGGGCAGCTGGAATACGCCCCTACCCAACATCGGCCCAGTACGACTGGCCGACTGGACCTCCGGTCAACCCGGCACCTTCTGGGGAAATTGTACGGGGATGTTCTGGATTCTGGCCAAAGCAGCCGTACTGATTCTAGTTCAGATCTGGGTACGCTGGACCTATCCTCGCCTCCGAGTCGATCAACTCATGTACCTGGGCTGGAAAGTACTGACGCCTGCAGCTTTGATTTTGGTCGTTTTATCGGGTATCTGGCGGCTGTGGATGGTTAGCTAA
- the rpsU gene encoding 30S ribosomal protein S21 has protein sequence MIIVQVKENESIDKALKRFKKKFEKTGVMRELRSRMAFTKPSITRRHQVIKAAYRQKMQESEQQ, from the coding sequence ATGATTATCGTTCAAGTTAAAGAAAACGAAAGCATTGACAAGGCCCTCAAACGTTTCAAGAAGAAATTCGAGAAAACGGGCGTAATGCGTGAGCTCCGTTCACGTATGGCGTTTACGAAGCCGTCAATCACTCGCCGTCACCAAGTCATCAAGGCAGCTTACCGCCAGAAGATGCAGGAAAGCGAGCAACAATAG